One genomic segment of Salmo trutta chromosome 8, fSalTru1.1, whole genome shotgun sequence includes these proteins:
- the LOC115198893 gene encoding serine/threonine-protein phosphatase 6 regulatory subunit 2 isoform X1, giving the protein MFWKFDLHTTSHIDQLLDREDVTLRELMEEDDVLQECKAQNRRLLLFLSQDHCMTELVNLITTEPPADLEEKSRFKFPNIACELLTSDVSLINDKLGGDESLLETLYHFLEQDPPLNPLLASFFSKTIGNLIARKTEQVISFLRKKDGFIDLVLKHIDASAMMDLLLRLISCVEPAPLRQEVLNWLSEEKLIQRLTELIHTGKDEERQSNASQTLCDIIRLSRDQANQMQENVEADPLLAVLESQESVAGLLKTMFEGERSEASIVNGTQVLLTLLETRRSGLEGLMDLYSQGYERSYTVNSSILHAIEPHLKDFQQLLLNPPKKSAILTTVGLLEEPLGNARLHVARLVAALLQTSAPSVCQELCKLTTMDQLLDLFFKYSWNNFLHFQVELCVASILNHSVPEERPIPGLQNHEEKPPAGPENQGEAGGEAGEPAKASDSVEETTLHNTLVAHLFQKCRLVQRILDAWEENDQIQAEGGARRGNMGHLTRMANMVVQNLEKGPVQSQISDLIKELPEDCRGHWESFVDETLRETNRRNTVELVSTHNLHSSSEDDDMESPFPNDLSLQQAFSDYQIQQMTANFVDQFGFNDEEFSEHDENINATFDRIAEINFNLDADDNSANATAFEACCKERIRQFDDAEEEEDIWEEKEINYATQVKSRTRFGVSHTSESSLENGGRERDRGSGSDEEDDSRQSASDPGSLEESKDSTPSTPGNQSATCPSWTASFGEAGGNSSSPDPAGWDSPGGSGGDKQEAGWANFTEFQPFSSPEAGPRCSSPVGSSDTDKQVKLGPDKSGASPSPGGEWPVGDGRKAPLVASDSSSSGGSDSEDDDKTAAAATETTSSDANKKAEVKREENPIPLEKLSLADTLKSPPKAQLAADTPSASAPTSQTDKEDPPQCPEMPAVNGPV; this is encoded by the exons ATGTTCTGGAAGTTTGACCTGCACACCACGTCCCACATCGACCAGCTGCTGGACCGGGAGGACGTGACGTTGCGGGAGCTCATGGAGGAGGATGATGTCCTGCAGGAGTGCAAGGCCCAGAACCGCCGGCTGCTGCTCTTCCTCTCCCAGGACCACTGCATGACAGAGCTGGTCAACCTCATCACCACAGAGCCCCCTGCTGACCTAGAGGAGAAGAGCCGCTTTAA GTTCCCTAACATCGCCTGTGAGCTCTTGACATCAGACGTGTCCCTCATCAACGACAAGTTGGGCGGGGACGAGTCACTCCTGGAGACTCTCTACCACTTCCTGGAGCAGGACCCGCCCCTCAACCCGCTACTAGCCAGCTTCTTCAGCAAGACCATCGGCAACCTCATCGCTAGGAAAACAGAACAG GTAATCTCCTTCCTGAGGAAAAAGGATGGCTTCATCGACCTGGTGCTGAAACACATTGACGCTTCCGCCATGATGGACCTGCTGCTTCGCCTCATCAGCTGTGTGGAGCCTGCCCCCTTGAGACAAGAGGTCCTCAAT TGGCTGAGCGAAGAGAAGCTGATTCAGAGACTCACAGAGCTCATCCATACAGGCAAAGACGAGGAA AGACAATCAAATGCGTCTCAGACGCTTTGTGACATCATCCGCCTTAGTCGAGACCAGGCCAATCAGATGCAGGAGAACGTCGAGGCCGACCCCTTATTGGCTGTTCTAGAGTCGCAGGAGAGCGTAGCGGGGCTCCTGAAGACCATGtttgagggggagaggagtgaggccTCCATTGTTAACGGAACTCAAGTGCTACTTAccttactggagaccaggaggtCCGG gTTGGAGGGGCTGATGGATCTCTATTCTCAGGGATATGAAAGGTCTTACACTGTCAACAGCAGTATTCTACATGCCATTGAGCCCCATCTAAAGGACTTCCAGCAGCTTCTCCTGAATCCCCCCAAG aaaagTGCAATACTGACGACCGTTGGCCTTCTGGAGGAGCCGCTGGGGAACGCCCGCCTTCACGTGGCCCGGCTGGTAGCCGCCCTGCTGCAGACCAGCGCCCCCAGTGTCTGTCAGGAGCTCTGCAAGCTCACCACCATGGACCAGCTACTG GACCTGTTCTTCAAGTACTCGTGGAATAACTTCTTGCACTTCCAAGTGGAGCTGTGTGTGGCGTCCATCCTGAACCACTCTGTCCCAGAGGAGCGGCCCATCCCGGGCCTCCAGAACCACGAGGAGAAGCCCCCAGCAGGCCCAGAGAACCAGGGGGAGGCAGGAGGTGAAGCTGGGGAGCCAGCCAAGGCCAGTGACTCGGTGGAGGAGACCACCCTTCACAACACCCTGGTGGCACAT CTCTTCCAGAAGTGTCGGTTGGTACAGAGGATCCTAGACGCCTGGGAGGAGAACGATCAAATACA GGCGGAGGGCGGCGCTAGGAGAGGTAACATGGGTCACCTGACCAGGATGGCCAACATGGTGGTACAGAACCTAGAGAAAGGACCAGTCCAGTCCCAGATCAGTGACCTCATCAAAG AGTTGCCAGAGGACTGCAGAGGACACTGGGAGAGCTTTGTGGATGAGACTCTGAGAGAGACCAACAGGAGAAACACAGTGGAACTG GTGAGCACGCATAACCTGCACTCCTCCAGTGAAGACGATGATATGGAGAGTCCCTTCCCCAACGATCTGTCACTCCAACAG GCTTTCTCAGACTATCAGATCCAGCAGATGACTGCCAACTTTGTGGATCAGTTTGGGTTCAACGATGAGGAGTTCAGTGAGCATGATGAAAACATCAA TGCCACATTTGACCGGATTGCAGAAATAAACTTCAATCTAGATGCTGATGATAATAGT GCCAACGCTACTGCCTTTGAGGCCTGCTGTAAAGAGAGGATACGTCAGTTTGACGAtgctgaagaggaggaggacatttGGGAGGAGAAGGAGATTAACTATGCAACACAAGTCAAATCCAGAACAAG gtttggGGTGTCCCACACCTCAGAGAGCAGTCTGGAGAACGGGGGTCGGGAGCGGGACCGCGGGTCGGGTTCTGACGAGGAAGACGACTCCAGACAGAGCGCCTCAGATCCAGGCAGCCTGGAGGAGAGCAAGGACAGCACTCCCAGTACGCCTGGCAATCAATCAGCCACTT GTCCAAGCTGGACAGCGAGCTTCGGGGAAGCTGGGGGTAACTCGTCCTCTCCGGATCCTGCAGGCTGGGATTCTCCAGGGGGGAGTGGGGGAGACAAACAGGAGGCAGGCTGGGCCAACTTCACGGAGTTCCAACCTTTCAGCAG CCCAGAGGCTGGTCCCAGATGCAGCTCTCCCGTAGGCAGCAGTGACACAGACAAACAAGTCAAACTGGGTCCGGACAAGAGTG GTGCGAGCCCCTCTCCCGGTGGTGAGTGGCCAGTGGGTGATGGTAGGAAGGCTCCCCTTGTAGCCTCAGATAGCAGCTCCTCCGGGGGCTCCGACAGCGAGGACGATGACAAGACTGCCGCCGCCGCCACGGAAACCACCAGCTCGGACGCCAACAAGAAAGCTGAAGTCAAACG TGAGGAGAACCCCATCCCTCTGGAAAAACTGTCCCTCGCAGACACTCTCAAGTCCCCCCCAAAGGCACAGCTTGCAGCAGACACACCGTCAGCCTCGGCCCCCACCTCTCAGACAGACAA AGAGGATCCACCCCAGTGCCCAGAGATGCCAGCAGTCAACGGGCCTGTCTGA
- the LOC115198893 gene encoding serine/threonine-protein phosphatase 6 regulatory subunit 2 isoform X2, whose product MFWKFDLHTTSHIDQLLDREDVTLRELMEEDDVLQECKAQNRRLLLFLSQDHCMTELVNLITTEPPADLEEKSRFKFPNIACELLTSDVSLINDKLGGDESLLETLYHFLEQDPPLNPLLASFFSKTIGNLIARKTEQVISFLRKKDGFIDLVLKHIDASAMMDLLLRLISCVEPAPLRQEVLNWLSEEKLIQRLTELIHTGKDEERQSNASQTLCDIIRLSRDQANQMQENVEADPLLAVLESQESVAGLLKTMFEGERSEASIVNGTQVLLTLLETRRSGLEGLMDLYSQGYERSYTVNSSILHAIEPHLKDFQQLLLNPPKKSAILTTVGLLEEPLGNARLHVARLVAALLQTSAPSVCQELCKLTTMDQLLDLFFKYSWNNFLHFQVELCVASILNHSVPEERPIPGLQNHEEKPPAGPENQGEAGGEAGEPAKASDSVEETTLHNTLVAHLFQKCRLVQRILDAWEENDQIQAEGGARRGNMGHLTRMANMVVQNLEKGPVQSQISDLIKELPEDCRGHWESFVDETLRETNRRNTVELVSTHNLHSSSEDDDMESPFPNDLSLQQAFSDYQIQQMTANFVDQFGFNDEEFSEHDENINATFDRIAEINFNLDADDNSANATAFEACCKERIRQFDDAEEEEDIWEEKEINYATQVKSRTRFGVSHTSESSLENGGRERDRGSGSDEEDDSRQSASDPGSLEESKDSTPSPSWTASFGEAGGNSSSPDPAGWDSPGGSGGDKQEAGWANFTEFQPFSSPEAGPRCSSPVGSSDTDKQVKLGPDKSGASPSPGGEWPVGDGRKAPLVASDSSSSGGSDSEDDDKTAAAATETTSSDANKKAEVKREENPIPLEKLSLADTLKSPPKAQLAADTPSASAPTSQTDKEDPPQCPEMPAVNGPV is encoded by the exons ATGTTCTGGAAGTTTGACCTGCACACCACGTCCCACATCGACCAGCTGCTGGACCGGGAGGACGTGACGTTGCGGGAGCTCATGGAGGAGGATGATGTCCTGCAGGAGTGCAAGGCCCAGAACCGCCGGCTGCTGCTCTTCCTCTCCCAGGACCACTGCATGACAGAGCTGGTCAACCTCATCACCACAGAGCCCCCTGCTGACCTAGAGGAGAAGAGCCGCTTTAA GTTCCCTAACATCGCCTGTGAGCTCTTGACATCAGACGTGTCCCTCATCAACGACAAGTTGGGCGGGGACGAGTCACTCCTGGAGACTCTCTACCACTTCCTGGAGCAGGACCCGCCCCTCAACCCGCTACTAGCCAGCTTCTTCAGCAAGACCATCGGCAACCTCATCGCTAGGAAAACAGAACAG GTAATCTCCTTCCTGAGGAAAAAGGATGGCTTCATCGACCTGGTGCTGAAACACATTGACGCTTCCGCCATGATGGACCTGCTGCTTCGCCTCATCAGCTGTGTGGAGCCTGCCCCCTTGAGACAAGAGGTCCTCAAT TGGCTGAGCGAAGAGAAGCTGATTCAGAGACTCACAGAGCTCATCCATACAGGCAAAGACGAGGAA AGACAATCAAATGCGTCTCAGACGCTTTGTGACATCATCCGCCTTAGTCGAGACCAGGCCAATCAGATGCAGGAGAACGTCGAGGCCGACCCCTTATTGGCTGTTCTAGAGTCGCAGGAGAGCGTAGCGGGGCTCCTGAAGACCATGtttgagggggagaggagtgaggccTCCATTGTTAACGGAACTCAAGTGCTACTTAccttactggagaccaggaggtCCGG gTTGGAGGGGCTGATGGATCTCTATTCTCAGGGATATGAAAGGTCTTACACTGTCAACAGCAGTATTCTACATGCCATTGAGCCCCATCTAAAGGACTTCCAGCAGCTTCTCCTGAATCCCCCCAAG aaaagTGCAATACTGACGACCGTTGGCCTTCTGGAGGAGCCGCTGGGGAACGCCCGCCTTCACGTGGCCCGGCTGGTAGCCGCCCTGCTGCAGACCAGCGCCCCCAGTGTCTGTCAGGAGCTCTGCAAGCTCACCACCATGGACCAGCTACTG GACCTGTTCTTCAAGTACTCGTGGAATAACTTCTTGCACTTCCAAGTGGAGCTGTGTGTGGCGTCCATCCTGAACCACTCTGTCCCAGAGGAGCGGCCCATCCCGGGCCTCCAGAACCACGAGGAGAAGCCCCCAGCAGGCCCAGAGAACCAGGGGGAGGCAGGAGGTGAAGCTGGGGAGCCAGCCAAGGCCAGTGACTCGGTGGAGGAGACCACCCTTCACAACACCCTGGTGGCACAT CTCTTCCAGAAGTGTCGGTTGGTACAGAGGATCCTAGACGCCTGGGAGGAGAACGATCAAATACA GGCGGAGGGCGGCGCTAGGAGAGGTAACATGGGTCACCTGACCAGGATGGCCAACATGGTGGTACAGAACCTAGAGAAAGGACCAGTCCAGTCCCAGATCAGTGACCTCATCAAAG AGTTGCCAGAGGACTGCAGAGGACACTGGGAGAGCTTTGTGGATGAGACTCTGAGAGAGACCAACAGGAGAAACACAGTGGAACTG GTGAGCACGCATAACCTGCACTCCTCCAGTGAAGACGATGATATGGAGAGTCCCTTCCCCAACGATCTGTCACTCCAACAG GCTTTCTCAGACTATCAGATCCAGCAGATGACTGCCAACTTTGTGGATCAGTTTGGGTTCAACGATGAGGAGTTCAGTGAGCATGATGAAAACATCAA TGCCACATTTGACCGGATTGCAGAAATAAACTTCAATCTAGATGCTGATGATAATAGT GCCAACGCTACTGCCTTTGAGGCCTGCTGTAAAGAGAGGATACGTCAGTTTGACGAtgctgaagaggaggaggacatttGGGAGGAGAAGGAGATTAACTATGCAACACAAGTCAAATCCAGAACAAG gtttggGGTGTCCCACACCTCAGAGAGCAGTCTGGAGAACGGGGGTCGGGAGCGGGACCGCGGGTCGGGTTCTGACGAGGAAGACGACTCCAGACAGAGCGCCTCAGATCCAGGCAGCCTGGAGGAGAGCAAGGACAGCACTCCCA GTCCAAGCTGGACAGCGAGCTTCGGGGAAGCTGGGGGTAACTCGTCCTCTCCGGATCCTGCAGGCTGGGATTCTCCAGGGGGGAGTGGGGGAGACAAACAGGAGGCAGGCTGGGCCAACTTCACGGAGTTCCAACCTTTCAGCAG CCCAGAGGCTGGTCCCAGATGCAGCTCTCCCGTAGGCAGCAGTGACACAGACAAACAAGTCAAACTGGGTCCGGACAAGAGTG GTGCGAGCCCCTCTCCCGGTGGTGAGTGGCCAGTGGGTGATGGTAGGAAGGCTCCCCTTGTAGCCTCAGATAGCAGCTCCTCCGGGGGCTCCGACAGCGAGGACGATGACAAGACTGCCGCCGCCGCCACGGAAACCACCAGCTCGGACGCCAACAAGAAAGCTGAAGTCAAACG TGAGGAGAACCCCATCCCTCTGGAAAAACTGTCCCTCGCAGACACTCTCAAGTCCCCCCCAAAGGCACAGCTTGCAGCAGACACACCGTCAGCCTCGGCCCCCACCTCTCAGACAGACAA AGAGGATCCACCCCAGTGCCCAGAGATGCCAGCAGTCAACGGGCCTGTCTGA